ACGGGGATCAGGTATTTCAATTTGGCCATGGGCTTACCCTGTTGCTGTAGAAAAAATGCTGCGCCTTGCGCTGGTTTGGCCGCATCGGGGCTCGGGACTCGGGACTCGGGACTCGGGACTCGAAAATTGCCACGGATGTTTCACAGTAACCCTTCCGGGGGGAGAGGGAGTAAACAAGGCTTCGCAACTTGCACAGTATGCAAACGGCCATCAGGCCTTAGCCTTCCAAGTCCTGCGCCGCTGCGGCCAGTTGTTCCAATCCCAGACGCAGTTCGCTGAAGGCCTCACGCAGCTGCCCCATCTCCGCCCCGGCCAGGCCGCTCTGCTGCAACCCGCGCAGCTGATCCAGCACCAGCTCCTGCTGGGTCAGCTGGCGGGCGGCGGCCACCGCCACCCCCAGGGCCGCCAATGTGGTGTCCAGCGCCCGATCTATGCCGTCCAGCAGGTCCAGATTGACCCTGTAGGTCATCTTCAGCACCTGCTGGGCCTGTTCGGCCACCAGGATTTGGCTAAGCAGGTCGGAGCGCCGCTGCTGCAGCAAATACAACAGTTCTTCACGAATCCACTGGGCGCGCTGCCTGTCTTCCCCGCTGCCCTGTTCCAGCCCCGGCAGGGCTGCCTGCACGCGCTTCGCCAGGCCAGCGGCCAGCCCTTCCAGCTGCCTGAGCCGCTGCTCTTGGCCCTTGAGCCAGAGCAGCTGGTCCTGGGCATCTATGTTTTGCCGCAACAGGGCGTCGCGGCCATCACGCAGCCGGTCCATGGCCTGGCGTAGGGCACCCTGCTGACGCACATAGTCCTGAAAATAATCGGCCAGGAGGCTGCCCAGGGGAATCAGGCCGAACAGCTTGCGCCGCCCATCCAGGGGGCCGCGCCGGGCCGGGTCGAGCCGATCCACCAGCCCCAGCAGCTCGGCCAGGCCCGCCTCCACCGCGACCAGGGCACCGCCTTGGGGCTTGAGGCCAAGGCGCGTGCCCAGCTGCGCCATCTCGGCGCTGCCCAGGGCGTGCAGCTGATTGTTCAGCTCAATCCGGCCCGGCCCATCGGCCTGTAGCAGGCGTTGCAGCAGGCCATCGAGCTGGGCTTGCCGAGCCGGGTCCGCTGCTGCTTGAGCAGGGTTCTGGTACCCCTGAAGCGGCTCCTGAGTGGGCTGTTGCATGGTCTGCAAGGGGTCTGAATCTACTGATAGCGGTCGGCGACGGCCTTGATCAGGGCCTCCATCACCTCGAAGGTGGGGGCGTTGATCACATCGACGAAATGGCTCGGCACCGGCAGCTGGTTGGCCTGGACAAAGGCCTCGAAACTGGCCGGATTGCGGGTGCGAAAACCATACTGCACGGCAATCTCTTGCAACTGTTCATCGGTCAGCATCGCCTCGGCCAGGGCCTTTGCCCCCTCGCTCAGGGGGATGAACTGGCGCTCGGTGAACAGGGTGGGCTGGGGATACAGGAGCACCATCTCCGCTCGCAGTCGAGAGGGCTCGGCCGCCGCCTCGGCCAGGAACTGGCTTTCATAGACCATCACCAGGGGCGCCTTGCCTATGCCCATCACCAGATAGTCCTCGAAAGGGCCAGAGGAAGAGTGTTCGGTATAGCCCTGGCCAA
This is a stretch of genomic DNA from gamma proteobacterium SS-5. It encodes these proteins:
- a CDS encoding toxic anion resistance protein, whose amino-acid sequence is MQQPTQEPLQGYQNPAQAAADPARQAQLDGLLQRLLQADGPGRIELNNQLHALGSAEMAQLGTRLGLKPQGGALVAVEAGLAELLGLVDRLDPARRGPLDGRRKLFGLIPLGSLLADYFQDYVRQQGALRQAMDRLRDGRDALLRQNIDAQDQLLWLKGQEQRLRQLEGLAAGLAKRVQAALPGLEQGSGEDRQRAQWIREELLYLLQQRRSDLLSQILVAEQAQQVLKMTYRVNLDLLDGIDRALDTTLAALGVAVAAARQLTQQELVLDQLRGLQQSGLAGAEMGQLREAFSELRLGLEQLAAAAQDLEG